One part of the Acuticoccus sediminis genome encodes these proteins:
- a CDS encoding TIGR00730 family Rossman fold protein, which produces MQGMNSVCVYCGSATGHDPRFAAAADELGTALARASITLVYGGGSLGLMGRIAHRVLQEGGRVIGIIPRFLHDREVMLTEVTELIVTEDMHERKRLMFEHADGFVALPGGIGTLEEVVEMMTWSQLGRHEKPIVLANVADFWAPLNALIQHMVQAGFIRPGWDVSYDVVDTISEVVPVLVERHDALVRERTPEQAMLRRL; this is translated from the coding sequence ATGCAAGGTATGAACAGCGTCTGTGTTTATTGCGGATCGGCGACAGGCCATGATCCTCGTTTCGCTGCCGCCGCAGACGAGCTGGGCACGGCGCTCGCGCGCGCGTCCATCACGCTCGTCTATGGCGGCGGGTCCCTCGGCCTCATGGGCCGGATTGCACACAGAGTTCTGCAGGAAGGCGGCCGGGTCATCGGCATCATCCCCCGCTTCCTGCACGACCGTGAGGTGATGCTCACGGAGGTCACGGAACTCATCGTCACCGAGGACATGCACGAGCGGAAGCGGCTCATGTTCGAGCACGCGGACGGCTTCGTCGCCCTCCCCGGTGGCATCGGCACGCTGGAGGAGGTCGTCGAGATGATGACCTGGTCCCAGCTCGGCCGGCACGAAAAGCCGATCGTCCTCGCCAACGTGGCGGACTTCTGGGCCCCCCTCAACGCACTCATCCAGCACATGGTGCAGGCCGGCTTCATCCGCCCCGGCTGGGATGTCTCCTACGACGTCGTGGACACGATCTCCGAGGTCGTGCCGGTCCTGGTGGAGCGGCACGACGCCCTCGTGCGCGAGCGCACACCCGAGCAGGCCATGCTGCGCCGCCTCTGA
- a CDS encoding cellulase family glycosylhydrolase, with protein MAKLILILMAALLAVGEAQGAPQVSDLVSSEARLSANVREDWQTGSVVDVTMSVTEPVDGWTVELDAGGSIVNIWNAVVMSQRGTRYVLGPASYNHQIRAGTSIEFGMEIDGGGAFSLVTAEVKLAADVAGQAADAAIAPPPPPPGTAIPTPGGQRAPAAPAAPATTAVPAQAVGLGVSNPTVAEPPGAALQLAAFAPGPFSVRGTRIVDSGGRPVEIHGINWFGFETEIYVPHGLWARNWRDMMDEVRSLGFNTLRIPFSGELVATGGDVSGIDFALNPDLAGLNGIQILDLIVDYADTIGLRVLLDYHRGKPGGGPNDNGLWYGDGRTEADVIAEWQAMAERYRDKPAVIGADLMNEPHMATWGDGSATDWGAAAGRIGNAVLEVAPDWLVIVEGTAVYDGDTYWWGGNLQGVRDHPVRLSAPDKLVYSIHDYPPSVYEQPWFSDGRPLREVWDKNWGYIVRDGIGPVLIGEWGSFLETHADLTWAAELSDYITSLGVPWFWWSLNPNSGDTGGLLADDWTTVRPEVIRVLQPFLATSRPPVPLAASATNAGAVFAVTLDAPAAESVAVRFATVDGTATAGRDYVATAGTLTFDPGETRKSVSVPILPDGGAGGDTHFYLVVGDASGSRASGTAIITGD; from the coding sequence ATGGCGAAATTGATCCTCATCCTGATGGCAGCGCTGCTCGCGGTCGGTGAAGCGCAAGGCGCGCCGCAGGTGAGCGACCTCGTCTCCAGCGAGGCCCGCCTCAGCGCGAACGTGCGCGAGGACTGGCAGACCGGATCGGTTGTCGACGTGACGATGTCCGTCACCGAACCGGTCGACGGCTGGACCGTCGAGCTCGACGCCGGCGGCAGCATCGTGAACATCTGGAACGCGGTCGTGATGTCGCAGCGGGGGACGCGCTACGTGCTGGGTCCGGCGAGCTACAACCACCAGATCCGCGCCGGGACCAGCATCGAGTTCGGGATGGAGATCGACGGCGGCGGCGCCTTCTCGCTGGTCACCGCCGAGGTCAAGCTCGCCGCGGACGTTGCGGGCCAGGCCGCCGATGCCGCCATCGCCCCCCCGCCTCCGCCGCCGGGCACGGCGATCCCGACGCCGGGCGGCCAGCGGGCGCCGGCGGCACCCGCGGCGCCCGCCACCACCGCCGTCCCGGCTCAGGCCGTCGGCCTCGGCGTCTCCAATCCCACCGTCGCCGAGCCGCCGGGCGCCGCGCTCCAGCTCGCCGCCTTCGCGCCCGGGCCGTTCTCCGTCCGCGGCACGCGCATCGTCGATTCCGGCGGTCGCCCGGTCGAGATCCACGGCATCAACTGGTTCGGCTTCGAGACCGAGATCTACGTCCCCCACGGGCTCTGGGCACGCAACTGGCGCGACATGATGGACGAGGTGCGCTCGCTCGGCTTCAACACGCTGCGCATCCCCTTCTCGGGCGAGCTGGTCGCCACCGGCGGCGACGTCTCGGGCATCGACTTCGCCCTCAACCCGGACCTCGCCGGCCTCAACGGCATCCAGATCCTCGACCTCATCGTCGACTACGCCGACACCATCGGCCTCAGGGTCCTGCTCGACTATCACCGCGGCAAGCCGGGCGGCGGGCCGAACGACAACGGCCTCTGGTACGGCGACGGCCGCACCGAGGCCGACGTCATCGCCGAGTGGCAGGCCATGGCCGAGCGGTACCGCGACAAGCCGGCGGTGATCGGCGCCGACCTCATGAACGAGCCGCACATGGCCACCTGGGGGGACGGCTCGGCCACCGACTGGGGCGCGGCGGCGGGGCGCATCGGCAACGCCGTCCTCGAGGTGGCGCCGGACTGGCTCGTCATCGTCGAGGGCACCGCGGTCTACGACGGCGACACCTACTGGTGGGGCGGGAACCTGCAGGGCGTGCGCGACCATCCGGTCCGCCTCAGCGCGCCGGACAAGCTGGTCTACTCGATCCACGACTACCCGCCGTCGGTCTACGAGCAGCCCTGGTTCAGCGACGGGCGCCCCCTAAGGGAGGTGTGGGACAAGAACTGGGGCTACATCGTCAGGGACGGCATCGGGCCGGTGCTGATCGGCGAATGGGGCAGCTTCCTCGAGACCCACGCCGACCTCACCTGGGCGGCCGAGCTCTCCGACTACATCACGTCGCTCGGCGTTCCGTGGTTCTGGTGGTCGCTGAACCCCAATTCCGGCGACACCGGCGGCCTCCTCGCGGACGACTGGACCACGGTGCGGCCAGAGGTGATCCGCGTCCTCCAGCCGTTCCTCGCCACCAGCCGCCCGCCGGTCCCGCTCGCCGCGAGCGCGACGAACGCCGGCGCGGTGTTCGCGGTCACGCTGGACGCGCCGGCGGCGGAGAGCGTCGCGGTCAGGTTCGCGACGGTCGACGGCACGGCGACGGCCGGCAGGGACTACGTCGCCACCGCCGGCACCCTGACGTTCGATCCCGGCGAGACGCGCAAATCGGTCTCCGTTCCGATCCTGCCGGACGGCGGCGCCGGGGGCGACACGCACTTCTACCTCGTCGTCGGCGACGCCAGCGGCTCGCGCGCCTCCGGCACCGCGATCATCACCGGCGACTAG
- a CDS encoding protein-L-isoaspartate O-methyltransferase family protein — protein MGDEAILRTRMVNNQLRTFDVTDHRIQDAFLSIQREKFVPGELRAIAYSDEALPIQRDAIGRPVRTMTRPAILARMIQTAQPVEDDVVLLVGAGLGYTAAILGQLAGSVIALECEEELADRATADLEEDVSNVVVVTGPLEEGWPKEAPYDVIFVDGAILVEPVKLIEQLKVGGRLVAIHGEGLAGRVQIFAKGEHGVSMRYSINAAATILPGFKAEPAFVF, from the coding sequence ATGGGTGACGAGGCGATTCTGCGCACTCGGATGGTCAACAACCAGCTGCGTACGTTCGACGTCACAGACCACCGGATCCAGGACGCGTTCCTCTCGATCCAGCGCGAGAAGTTCGTGCCGGGCGAGCTGCGCGCCATCGCGTATTCCGACGAGGCCCTCCCGATCCAGCGTGACGCCATCGGCCGCCCGGTCCGCACCATGACGCGACCGGCGATCCTGGCGCGCATGATCCAGACCGCCCAGCCGGTCGAGGACGACGTGGTGCTGCTGGTCGGCGCCGGCCTCGGCTACACCGCGGCGATCCTTGGACAGCTCGCCGGCTCCGTGATCGCGCTGGAGTGCGAGGAGGAGCTCGCCGACAGGGCCACCGCCGACCTCGAGGAGGACGTCTCCAACGTGGTCGTCGTGACCGGTCCGCTCGAGGAGGGCTGGCCGAAGGAAGCGCCGTACGACGTGATCTTCGTCGACGGTGCCATCCTCGTGGAGCCGGTCAAGCTCATCGAGCAGCTCAAGGTCGGAGGCCGCCTCGTCGCGATCCACGGCGAGGGACTGGCGGGCCGCGTGCAGATCTTCGCCAAGGGCGAGCACGGCGTTTCGATGCGCTACAGCATCAACGCGGCGGCGACGATTCTCCCCGGGTTCAAGGCCGAGCCCGCGTTCGTCTTCTGA
- a CDS encoding class I SAM-dependent methyltransferase: MRDENGWTASAEAWIADMNGDDGDWSRQCVLDAPMTARALAAPVGRMLDVGCGEGRFCRKLAAHGIAAVGLDPVPALLESARARHPDGPGGAGAYLCGHAEALPFAASSFDLVVSYLTLIDIDDCAAAVAEMSRVLTPGGRLLVANLAPHFTASSGGWTEDAEGHPLFSIDRYYEARSEWFSWRGINVRNWHRPLSLYMEAFLSAGLALTHFDEPRAAGTDERAVRYRRVPWFVIMEWRKPA, translated from the coding sequence ATGCGTGACGAGAACGGCTGGACCGCCTCCGCGGAGGCGTGGATCGCCGACATGAACGGCGACGACGGGGACTGGAGCCGCCAATGCGTCCTCGATGCGCCGATGACGGCGCGCGCGCTCGCCGCACCGGTCGGCCGAATGCTCGACGTCGGCTGCGGCGAGGGGCGGTTCTGCCGGAAGCTGGCGGCGCACGGGATCGCGGCGGTGGGTCTCGACCCGGTGCCGGCCCTGCTGGAGTCCGCCCGCGCGCGGCACCCCGATGGTCCGGGCGGAGCGGGCGCGTACCTGTGCGGCCATGCCGAGGCGCTCCCCTTCGCGGCGAGCAGCTTCGACCTCGTGGTCTCGTACCTGACGCTGATCGACATCGACGATTGCGCCGCGGCGGTCGCGGAGATGAGCCGCGTCCTGACGCCCGGCGGACGGCTGCTGGTCGCGAACCTCGCGCCGCACTTCACCGCCAGCTCCGGCGGGTGGACCGAGGACGCGGAGGGCCATCCGCTATTCTCCATCGACCGGTACTACGAGGCGCGGTCGGAGTGGTTCAGCTGGCGCGGCATCAACGTGCGCAACTGGCACCGGCCGCTGAGCCTCTACATGGAGGCGTTCCTGTCCGCCGGCCTCGCCCTCACCCACTTCGACGAGCCACGTGCGGCCGGCACCGACGAGCGCGCCGTGCGTTACCGGCGCGTCCCCTGGTTCGTGATCATGGAGTGGCGGAAGCCGGCGTGA
- a CDS encoding TolC family outer membrane protein has product MTESLASAYSTNPQLNVARAQLRAVDEDIAIARSQNRPLVQASISYLTSATQVYGARAVRGYTSNNQVEFALQLQQPIFQGFQVRNTIRQAESSVQAQRADLQVTEQDILLNSAVAFLDVILYRQIVNLRRNDVEFLGEQVRAARDRFEVGEGTRTDVSQAEARRAESQSLLNASEANYEAARATYQRQTNLVANNLRDNFNVERLLPKDLAAALNTGQQGHPAIMASLFNVDVNIFNVAALEGQFLPSLSATASASSTVDTVGLADRTDDARFGLNLTIPLYQRGQVSAQVRQAKENLGAARIQVDLNRNIVRQSVATSWSAYQASVRSIFDAQTGVFSAQLALEGVIEEQRVGQRTTLDVLDSQRDLISAQITLVQAQRDKDAAAFQLLSNVGRLNVASLGINVDNYRPEEHTDAVRNKWYGAKTPDGR; this is encoded by the coding sequence ATGACGGAATCCCTGGCGTCAGCATACTCGACCAACCCGCAGCTGAATGTGGCGCGAGCCCAGCTCAGGGCCGTGGACGAGGATATCGCGATCGCCCGGTCCCAGAACCGGCCGCTCGTGCAGGCGTCCATTTCCTATCTGACCTCGGCGACGCAGGTGTATGGCGCTCGCGCCGTGCGCGGCTACACATCCAACAACCAGGTGGAGTTCGCGCTGCAGCTCCAGCAGCCGATCTTCCAGGGCTTCCAGGTCCGCAACACGATCCGGCAGGCCGAGTCGTCGGTTCAGGCGCAGCGGGCGGACCTGCAGGTGACCGAGCAGGACATCCTCCTCAACTCGGCGGTCGCGTTCCTCGACGTGATCCTCTACCGCCAGATCGTGAACCTGCGCCGCAACGACGTCGAGTTCCTCGGCGAGCAGGTCCGCGCGGCGCGCGACCGCTTCGAGGTCGGCGAGGGGACCCGCACGGACGTCTCGCAGGCCGAGGCCCGGCGCGCCGAGTCGCAGTCGCTGCTGAACGCCTCCGAGGCGAACTACGAGGCGGCCCGGGCGACCTACCAGCGCCAGACGAACCTCGTCGCCAACAACCTGCGTGACAACTTCAACGTCGAGCGGCTGCTGCCGAAGGACCTCGCCGCCGCGCTGAACACCGGCCAGCAGGGGCACCCGGCGATCATGGCCTCGCTGTTCAACGTCGACGTGAACATCTTCAACGTGGCAGCGCTGGAAGGCCAGTTCCTGCCGAGCCTGTCGGCCACCGCGTCGGCGAGCTCGACGGTGGACACGGTCGGCCTCGCCGACCGCACCGACGACGCCCGCTTCGGCCTCAACCTGACGATCCCGCTGTACCAGCGCGGCCAGGTGTCGGCGCAGGTGCGTCAGGCGAAGGAGAACCTGGGCGCGGCGCGCATCCAGGTCGACCTCAACCGCAACATCGTGCGCCAGTCGGTCGCCACGTCCTGGTCGGCCTACCAGGCCTCGGTCCGCTCGATCTTCGACGCACAGACCGGCGTGTTCTCCGCCCAGCTCGCCCTCGAAGGCGTCATCGAGGAGCAGCGGGTCGGCCAGCGCACCACGCTCGACGTTCTGGACTCGCAGCGCGACCTCATCAGCGCGCAGATCACGCTGGTGCAGGCGCAGCGCGACAAGGACGCGGCCGCGTTCCAGCTCCTGTCCAACGTCGGCCGCCTCAACGTCGCCTCGCTCGGCATCAACGTCGACAACTACCGTCCCGAGGAGCACACCGACGCCGTCCGCAACAAGTGGTACGGCGCCAAGACCCCGGACGGTCGCTGA